In Actinomycetota bacterium, the sequence CAGCTCGCCCGGTAGGGGCAACCTTCCGGGGGGTGCGGCGCGTCCAATGTCCGACATGGTGTCGGAGGCGGAGCAAGCGCCCTCGTTGGGTTCGCAGGATCGCGATGCGGCCCTCGTGCGGCTCTTCAACGAGGAGTACGGAAGGGTGGTGCGCGTGGCTTTCCTCATCGTCCAGGACAGGCACGCCGCCGAGGAGCTGGCCCAGGAGGCCTTCGTCAGGGTGTGGCGGCGGTGGGGAGCCGTACGTGATCCAGAGGCAGCGGCGGCCTTCCTGCGGCGCACGGTGGTGAACCTCGCCCGCTCGAAGATCCGGCGCCTGGTCCTGGAGCGGCGGGTGGCGTCGGAGCAGCGGCGTTCCGGCGTGAGCGAACCCGATGCCGCTCCAAGACTGGACGCGTTGAGGGCACTGCGCGCGCTCCCGGTCCGTCAGAGGGCGTGCGTCGTGCTCCGCTACTACGAGGACATGACGGAGGCGGAGACGGCGGCCGCTCTCGGGATCTCGGTGGGGACGGTCAAGAGCCAGACGCACAAGGCGCTCAAGCGGCTGGCAACGCTGCTCGGAGGTGAACAGGATGACGCTTGACGAGCGGATCCGCGCGGAGCTGGAGCGGGGCGCGGAGCAGGCACGGATCTCTCCCGACGCGTGGGAGAGGATCTCCGCCCGCGCGGTCGCGCGCCCACGGACGCGGCGCCTCGTCGTCGCGGCCTCGGTCGTCGTCGTCGCCGTCCTGGGCTACGTCACCGCTGGGCTCGTCGGCAGCACCGTCGTCCAGGATGTCGTGGGGGAGCGGAGGATCGCTCCTCAGACCAGACCCACGCTCGGGTTCTGGCCCGTCCACACCGGTGATCCAGCGGCCCTCGAGATGCAGCGGCGCGTGGAGCGCGGCCAGGAGAGGTGGAGGAGTGACCCGGTAGAGGTCGCGCGAGCATTCGCGCGGGAGGTCCTGGAAGCGGACGAAGTCGAGGTGCTCGGGACGAACGACAGCCTGGACGAGGACCGGGACTGGCACTTCGCGCGCGTCGATCTGAGGCCGGTGGTCGCGGGGCAGAGGGGCGTCGTCCACGAGGTCGGCCTACAGACCCTGCCCGACGCCGGGGTTCCGGTCTGGTTCGTCTACGGGATGGACAACGGCCGGTACACGCTGGAGCTGCCACAGCCGTGGCACGCGTCGTTCACGTCCCCCCTCAAGGTGCGCGGCTTCACGGAAACCGCGATAGGGCTGCACGCGGAGCTCCGGGGACCCGACGGAGCGGTGCTCGGGCGCGGATCGGGAGGGTCCACAGGGGGACCGTTCGGCTTCGCGCTCGACCACGCGCTGCCGCGGGAGGAAGGCGTGGGGTACCTGCTCGTGTGGGAGCAGGGGGAGCCACGCCTCAACTGGACGGCGTTACCCATCTCGCTGGAGGACCGAGGCACCGCGCAGGCTCTGCGAGAGCTCGGACACGACCCGATCCTCGAGATGCAGGACACCTTCGTCCTGAGGGACTGGATGGCCGCGTTGGAGAACCTCAGGGGCTTGCACGAGAAGCGCGGCCCGGAGCAGCCCGTGTTCATCGGTCAGGCACGAGCCAAGCTGAGTGACCGGATGGCGTCGGAGCTGCGGACGGCCGGAGACCTGACCTCGTTGGATGCGCCCCCGATCGACCGCGTCGTGCAACTCGAGGTCTCCCGTGAGCCCGGCGCGTACCGGGTCCGCGCCCGGACCTACAGGGGCGAAGGTCAGGCCGCCACGTACAGCGACGACACCCTGACCTTCGTCCGGGAGCACGACCGGCTCGCGCTGGACCGGTGGGACCGCGGCCCGGCCGCCCCTCTGGAGGAAGCGATCGGGCTGGAGGTTCACTTCCGATACCCGCCTGCGGGTGGGGGCGCTCAGAGACCGGGGAGCTCCGAGACGCGCCGGGTGCCGGCATCGCACGACGCGGTCCGCCTCGCTGCTCTCGAGGTGCTCGCGGGCCCCAGGGTCAAGACGGGGTCGATGGTCCTGATGGGCGGCGAGGCGCGGCTGCGCGAGGTGCGACAGGAGAGGGGGCGGGTCTCTGTGTCCGTGACGACGCCGTGGGAGACGAGGCGGCCCCAGATAGAGGCGAGCCTGCGCGCGACGCTCCTGCGGCTCCCGGGGGTGCGGTCGCTCGAGGTCAGCTTCGTGGGGGAGGAGACTTCGCGCCCGCGATAGGATGGACGCGTAGGCGGGGGAGCCCCACGGGGGGCTGAGAGGCCGAGAGGCGACCCCTCGAACCTGATCCGGGTCATGCCGGCGAAGGGAGCCAGATGCGCACCGAGACCCACGTTGGGACCGACCCCCTCGTCGTCGCCGGCCGGACGTTCACGTCGCGGCTGATCGGCGGCACCGGGAAGTTCGCGTCCGGACCCGTGATGGCCGCGGCCCTCGAGGCGGCCGGGTGTGAACTCGTCACGGTCGCCCTGCGGCGCGTGGACCTCGACGCGCCCCAGGGACAAGACATCCTCGACCACCTGGACCGCGACCGCATGCTCGTCATGCCGAACACGTCGGGAGCCGAGACGGCCGAGGAGGCGGTCCGGCTGGCTCGTCTCGCCAGAGCGGCCGAGATCCGCGACGAGCATGGGCGGACCTGGATCAAGCTCGAGGTCACGCCGGATCCCCGGTGGCTGCTGCCCGACCCGGTCGAGACCCTCCGGGCCGCGGAGGTCCTCGTCGCGGAGGGTTTCGTCGTGCTCCCGTACATCGGGGCCGACCCGGTTCTCGCCCGCCGTCTCGAAGAGGTCGGGTGCGCGACCGTGATGCCTCTCGGGTCCTGGATCGGGTCGAACAAGGGACTGCGCTCCCGGGACGCGGTGGAGATCGTGGTGGACCAGGCGAACGTACCGGTCGTGGTGGACGCCGGGCTGGGTGCGCCCTCGCACGCGGCCGAGGCGATGGAGATCGGGTGCGACGCGGTGCTCGTGAACACGGCCATGGCCACCGCCCGGGACCCGGTGAGGATCGCGGATGCCTTCCGGCTGGCCGTCGACGCCGGCCGGCTCGGGTACCTGGCCGGGCTCCCGTCCGCCGGCGAGGCGAGGGCGTCCTCCCCGCTGACGGGCTTCCTGGGGGACGGGTGAGCGACCTCCTCCAGCTGCAGCGCAAGGCGGAACGGCAGCGCATCGTCGGCTACGAGCCCGACTTCGAGCTCGACCTGGACGAGATCGACCGCCTCGCCGCCTGGTCCGCGGACGGTGCGACCGGGGCGGACGTCGCCCGCGCGGTGGCCGCCTCTCGCCGGGACCTGCGCGACCTGGCGGCCCTGCTGTCCCCGGCGGGGACCGCGGTCCTAGAGATGGTGGCGCGGGCGGCTCACGAGCTCACGGTGAAGCGGTTCGGACGAACCATGCACATGTTCGCGCCCGCGTACCTCTCGAACGAGTGCGTGTCCGAGTGCACGTACTGCGGCTTCCAGGTGCACAACCGCGACATCGTCCGCAGGACGTTGGACGAGCGGCAGCTGCGGGGCGAGGTCCGCTACCTGTCGCACCTCGGCTTCCGTCACGTCCTGCTCGTCGCAGGCGAGCATCCGAAGCACGTGTCCGCCGACTACATCACGTCCTGCGTACAGACGGCGGCGGCGGAGGTGCCCACCGTCTCGCTGGAGGTGCAGGCGTGGGACGTCGCGACCTACCGTCGCTTCGTCGAGGCGGGCTGCGAAGGCCTCGTGCTCTACCAGGAGTGCTACGACCCCCGGCGGTACGGCGACTTCCACCTGAAGGGCAACAAGCGCTTCTACCCCTGGCGGATCGGCGCCGCCG encodes:
- a CDS encoding SigE family RNA polymerase sigma factor, which produces MGSQDRDAALVRLFNEEYGRVVRVAFLIVQDRHAAEELAQEAFVRVWRRWGAVRDPEAAAAFLRRTVVNLARSKIRRLVLERRVASEQRRSGVSEPDAAPRLDALRALRALPVRQRACVVLRYYEDMTEAETAAALGISVGTVKSQTHKALKRLATLLGGEQDDA
- a CDS encoding thiazole synthase, with product MRTETHVGTDPLVVAGRTFTSRLIGGTGKFASGPVMAAALEAAGCELVTVALRRVDLDAPQGQDILDHLDRDRMLVMPNTSGAETAEEAVRLARLARAAEIRDEHGRTWIKLEVTPDPRWLLPDPVETLRAAEVLVAEGFVVLPYIGADPVLARRLEEVGCATVMPLGSWIGSNKGLRSRDAVEIVVDQANVPVVVDAGLGAPSHAAEAMEIGCDAVLVNTAMATARDPVRIADAFRLAVDAGRLGYLAGLPSAGEARASSPLTGFLGDG
- the thiH gene encoding 2-iminoacetate synthase ThiH, encoding MSDLLQLQRKAERQRIVGYEPDFELDLDEIDRLAAWSADGATGADVARAVAASRRDLRDLAALLSPAGTAVLEMVARAAHELTVKRFGRTMHMFAPAYLSNECVSECTYCGFQVHNRDIVRRTLDERQLRGEVRYLSHLGFRHVLLVAGEHPKHVSADYITSCVQTAAAEVPTVSLEVQAWDVATYRRFVEAGCEGLVLYQECYDPRRYGDFHLKGNKRFYPWRIGAADRAAEAGMRRVGLGALVGLNPDWRWEVLALAAHARYLMRRWWRTEVTVALPRLEPAAGFQTPPQVMTDAEFAQATSALRLVLPDAGIVLSTREPVRLRDGLVRLGVTHLSAGSRTEPGGYEEPGAAEEQFSVSDRRSPEEVAAMLRAAGYDPVWKGSSPALRRGSPPERL